In Ignavibacteriales bacterium, a single window of DNA contains:
- a CDS encoding TonB-dependent receptor: protein MKNYLTYFILLFLLTVVNLFAGNTGKISGKIVDSKTQDPLVGVNILITGTSLGASTNIDGEYSIINLSPNVYTLRASILGYDPVTVNNIKVSIDLTTRQDFSLSETVVEQKEVVIVAERPVIQKDITATTSIVSKELISQLAVTEIRDVIKLQAGMAVSSDGQFHMRGGRSGQMAYQIDGVAVNDAYDNSNTIEVGTNVIQEVQVISGAFNAEYGQAMSGVVNIVTRDGGDALSGTFTTYSGSYLSNKDDIFWNISNVSPVSVRSFEGSLSGPVISNKLSFYANGRYYYNEGYLYGHRLFLPTDISVEEPGSSGSNFIISKNGDEKYISMNPNERIFAQGKLSYRFLPNLKLAYNYMFDKQDYQDYDNGTRLTPDNNLHRFRKTHSNIVSINHAISNSTFYNFNLSYLFKDYRHYLYENIYTGDLNNPTLYVDNRLRQNPPYSFSIGGTNYNRFQRNTGTYGAKIDLTSQLTEKISIQSGGEFKQHRIFYQNINLIPMLDNSGQQVYPFNVAIPPATSQDYDEYIRKPLEASVYLQSKFEANYLIFNVGVRFDAFNPDGRILSDSTVTDPDIRNPVVPSHIADPYEKRLTYWYDKASVKYQWSPRIGLAFPISAGGVVHFSYGHFFQLPSYELLYTNPEFKLGIGSGNQGLFGNADLRPQKTVKGEIGLKQQISQDIGADITMFFEDFRDLTGTQTDDILIFTNERTYSRYANSDFGYSKGIVLKFDKRFSDGLAASLDYTFSITQGNSSNPIDSRNAKLGGALGETFIAPLDWDQRHSINLVVAYTKPRDYGFSIIGNYYSGQPYTPEVNKNSAVKKNAFPRNSAFRPTIFNVDLKANKDFNLGNINLSLFLRVFNLLDLDNARTVYANSGDPFFSFDKLAAQNANAKVYYNTLDELYTNPGFFSEPRRIELGTSISF, encoded by the coding sequence ATGAAAAATTACTTAACCTATTTTATACTGTTATTCCTGCTGACCGTCGTAAATTTGTTTGCCGGCAATACCGGTAAAATATCAGGAAAAATTGTTGACAGCAAAACTCAGGATCCATTAGTCGGTGTTAATATTCTTATCACAGGGACTTCGTTAGGTGCCTCAACAAATATCGATGGTGAATACTCAATTATAAATTTATCTCCCAACGTATATACATTACGCGCGTCAATTTTGGGATATGATCCTGTAACGGTCAATAATATAAAAGTATCAATAGATCTGACCACACGACAAGATTTTTCTTTATCCGAAACTGTTGTAGAACAAAAAGAAGTGGTGATAGTGGCAGAACGACCTGTCATTCAAAAAGATATAACCGCAACAACTTCGATAGTAAGTAAAGAACTTATCTCGCAACTTGCAGTGACCGAAATTAGAGATGTAATAAAATTACAAGCAGGCATGGCGGTTTCTTCTGATGGGCAGTTTCATATGCGAGGGGGTCGCAGCGGGCAAATGGCGTATCAGATTGATGGCGTCGCTGTAAACGATGCGTATGATAATAGCAACACTATTGAAGTTGGAACTAATGTCATTCAGGAAGTTCAGGTGATTAGTGGAGCGTTTAATGCCGAGTACGGACAGGCAATGTCAGGTGTTGTAAATATCGTTACTCGGGATGGAGGAGACGCGTTATCAGGGACATTCACAACATACTCAGGAAGTTATCTGTCAAACAAGGATGATATCTTCTGGAATATCTCAAATGTTTCTCCGGTTTCAGTCAGAAGTTTTGAAGGCAGTTTAAGCGGGCCTGTTATTTCAAACAAGCTATCGTTCTATGCCAATGGCAGATATTATTATAATGAAGGATATCTGTACGGGCATAGATTGTTTTTACCAACAGATATCTCGGTAGAAGAACCCGGCTCGAGCGGTTCAAATTTCATCATATCAAAAAATGGTGATGAAAAATATATTTCGATGAATCCCAACGAAAGGATATTTGCTCAAGGGAAACTTTCATACAGATTTCTTCCTAATCTTAAACTCGCCTACAATTACATGTTTGATAAACAAGATTATCAGGATTACGATAATGGAACTCGCTTAACCCCCGATAATAATTTACATCGATTTCGTAAAACTCATTCAAACATTGTGAGTATCAATCACGCTATTTCAAATTCTACATTTTATAATTTTAACTTATCATATCTTTTTAAAGATTACCGGCATTATCTCTACGAAAATATTTATACCGGTGATCTCAACAACCCTACACTATATGTTGATAATAGATTAAGGCAAAATCCGCCGTACAGTTTTTCAATCGGTGGGACGAACTATAACCGGTTCCAACGAAATACAGGTACGTACGGGGCAAAGATTGATTTGACTTCACAACTCACAGAAAAGATTTCAATCCAAAGCGGTGGAGAATTTAAACAGCATAGGATATTTTATCAAAATATAAATTTAATTCCAATGCTGGATAACAGCGGCCAGCAAGTCTATCCTTTCAACGTCGCTATTCCCCCTGCGACTTCTCAAGATTATGACGAATATATCCGAAAACCTCTCGAAGCATCTGTTTATCTGCAATCAAAATTTGAGGCAAATTATTTAATTTTTAATGTAGGAGTTCGGTTCGATGCTTTTAATCCTGATGGAAGAATTCTATCCGATTCAACTGTAACTGATCCTGATATTCGGAATCCTGTTGTCCCGTCACATATTGCTGATCCGTACGAAAAACGATTGACTTACTGGTACGATAAAGCGTCCGTCAAATATCAATGGAGCCCGCGAATTGGTTTAGCATTCCCAATCAGTGCTGGTGGTGTGGTGCATTTTTCGTACGGTCATTTTTTCCAGTTACCAAGTTATGAATTGTTATACACAAATCCGGAATTTAAATTAGGAATTGGTTCCGGTAATCAAGGACTTTTTGGAAATGCCGACCTGAGACCACAGAAAACTGTTAAAGGTGAAATTGGATTAAAGCAACAAATCAGTCAGGATATCGGTGCCGATATCACGATGTTCTTTGAAGATTTTCGTGATTTAACCGGAACACAAACGGATGATATTTTGATATTCACTAACGAACGGACTTATAGCCGGTATGCGAATTCGGATTTCGGTTACTCAAAAGGAATCGTCCTTAAATTCGATAAAAGATTTTCCGATGGATTAGCCGCTAGCTTGGATTACACATTTTCAATTACGCAAGGTAACTCATCCAATCCGATAGATTCAAGAAATGCAAAATTAGGCGGCGCGCTGGGCGAAACATTCATCGCTCCCTTAGATTGGGATCAAAGACATTCTATTAATCTTGTTGTTGCCTACACTAAGCCGAGAGATTACGGTTTCTCGATCATTGGTAATTACTATTCCGGTCAACCCTATACACCGGAAGTAAATAAAAACAGTGCTGTTAAAAAGAATGCTTTCCCTCGAAACAGCGCTTTCCGTCCAACTATTTTCAATGTTGATCTGAAAGCAAATAAAGATTTCAATCTCGGCAATATAAATCTTTCTTTATTCCTGAGAGTCTTTAACTTGTTAGATCTTGATAATGCAAGAACCGTATATGCAAACTCAGGTGATCCATTCTTTTCATTCGACAAGCTGGCTGCTCAAAATGCAAATGCTAAAGTGTATTATAACACCTTGGATGAATTATACACGAATCCTGGATTTTTCTCGGAACCGCGCAGAATCGAACTTGGTACATCAATCAGCTTTTAA